TGCGCTTTTGTTCCCCCAAATTAGCAATACTTGTATTTGTGATGTCGTCTTCCCTCGTTTCAACCTAATGgatgttggctttgccttACCGTGGCAGTGGCTGGGAACTTGTCGCTAATGGTTACGCTCGAATAGTCCGACGATGCAGCAAGTGATTCATATTCCAACTATTCAGAGGCGGAATCAGAAACTACGAGTTTGCGATCCTCAATCTTCGAATATACTTACGAAAATGGCCGGCGATATCACGCCTATCGAGCCGGGCAATATCTCCTCCCCAATGACGAGATGGAGCAAGACCGACTGGACATGACACACCACGTTTTCAGATTAACGCTGGACGGAGAGCTCTGTATAACAAAGCTTGACCAACCCCATGAAATTCTGGACATCGGGACAGGAACAGGCATGTGGGTATGTGTGCTGCGACTTGACCCTTCTATCAAGGACTACGAAAAATGAGGGGACGGGAGAGTTCATAACCTACCATCCTACTGACATGAAGTATTTTGCTAGGCGATAGAGATGGGGGATCTGTATCCGTCAGCAGAAGTTATAGGAACGGATCTGAGTCCCATTCAAGTGGAGTGGTGCGTACTAATTGTGTAGTACGCCCGAACACAAATGAAAGAAAATACTGACAATGACTAGGGTTCCCCCAAATGTCCAGTTCGAAATAGACGACGCCACTTTGGAGTGGACATTCCCTTTGAACCACTTCGACTTCATTCACGCAAGGACTCTCGCAGGCGCAATTAGAGATTGGCCGGCGCTCATCGCGCAATGCTTCAGACATGTCAAACCAGGTGGCAAGGTCGAAATATCGGAAGGGCGTGCCGACTTTTTCTGCGATGACGGCTCATTGACTGAAGATACGGCTACATACAGATGGCTCACGGAATTCAGGCGACTTGCCGCACCACTTGGCTTTGATATCGCACCACATTTACCAAATATGTTGAAAGATGCTGGTTTTGCCGACGTTGCGTATACCCAAAAGATCGTACCGCTCGGGACATGGCCCAAAGACCCTGCTTTGAAAGAACTTGGTCGTTGGTTCCGACTGCAATTTCTCGACATGGCCCTCGAGTCATATAGTCTTGCCTTGTTTACCCGCATGGGAGGATGGACAAATGAAGAAGCACAGGTTTTGTTTGCCATGGTCAGAAATGAGCTGAAAACCAACAGAATTCATGTTTACACATACACGTGAGTGTTAAGATTATGGCAACAGAGAAAGTTTTCAGCTAATTTGAGGGTAGGGCTTTTATCACTGGGACAAAGCCTACAGATGGATGACAAAATACgtgtcaactggtacaaTCGGCAAACGACGACCACTAGCTCGATCCGTCCAGAAATTCGGACAACTCTCCAGCCTTTTTACCATCAAATATTTGTTATGGgaatgacgacgaagatgcaCACCGACCTAGCACTAAGTTGCCGACGTCGCAGCTTGCTAGGAGCAGGCAGGCACAAAAACCCTCTAACCCCACGCTCTTCCGTCGGCGCCTTTGGCATACATACTACGTGACGAGTGGGCTTTTGGATATTTCAAGCTCTCAACTGAACCTTGCGAAGCTCGAGTCCGTTAGTTCAAGCGTCTGGTGTTGCAAGCTGGACTAGCTTCAAATATGGTGCCAAAGAACACGGTTTCTCAGTACGACTTTCGATGAATATACAATATCCTATCTCCTGACATGGGGGACATAACACTTAGGGGAAACAAATACACTACGGCTCGCTGCCATCCTTATCGGAAAGAAGTATGCTGTGGACGATCCATCCAAACGAGCAGGGGCCTGGGCAGGTATGGAGGAAGGGCCAGTCGAGCATAACTCTCTTAGCTCCCTCGGGAGTTTTTACAATTTCTatgactacctaggtagtgtACATATCATCGCCAATACACCATGCGCGACATTCATGATTTGCGGATGCCAAGTGAGGCCAAATAAAGAAGTTCACCGGCGGCTTTCACTTGCATTGTTTAAATTGTAAGCTGAGAAAGGATGAGTTTGTGACTCAATGTAATTTCTTGGTCCACATACGTAATGTGTCGATCTGGTAATCGTATCTTTACTCAGTCCAGAGTTGCTTGGCAATAACATGTACACCCTTAAACTCTTTCTGGAGCGAAAAACGCCGCAAGTCTAGACGCCAGTCAGCAACACGCCCGATAGTTATCAACGCGAATCTCATGTCTCTTACCCTATGATACCATAGCAAGCACACATCAAAGCACCCTTCAAGCCACTAGTCTTCAATGTGCTACTGTTACTATTCAATATCAACAGattcaccaacagcaccgtGCCAACCAAAACGGTCATCTCGAAGATATTAAAAGTCAAGGAAAACTCGACTTGTAATACCCAGCCAGCGATCACAATCAGCGGTGCCAAGCAGAGGGCGATTTGAATGGAcgagccaacagcaacagcaattGCGAGGTCCAGCTTATTCGCAATCGCAACAGTCACCACTGTGACGTACTCTGAGATGTTGCCCACAATAGGCAGAATAATGAGACCAATGAATGTATGTGACAACCCGCTCTGCTGCGTTACATCGTCGATAGAAGTGACAAGAAGTTCGGCATTCATCGACATCAGGATCGACGAAAGGGCTAGCATGATCACTGATATTACAATTTCGACAATCGACCCTACAGGGGCATGCGACCCATTGAGTTCGTAGTCGCTAATATGTCGGTTATCCCTCAGAAGTTGTAATGATGTCAGGCCGGATCTTGCGAAAATTCGCTGATCTCTGCTCATTGATGACTCGCGGCTGATTTGCCGTCCGCTTGAAGCCCATGAGATGGAACGACCATGCCGGCTGGCGTGCATCAGTGGAAGATGTGAGTTTGGCACAGAACGTGTTGTGTCGGTTTCGAAACTGCGTCGTAGTCCTCGAGGGCGACGAGCGTCAGGAccttcgtcgtcgtcactATCGGCATCAGAGGTGAGTGAGCCGAGTTCGAACCTATTCGCGTCTCTTGTGACGCCGTTGTCCGCCGACAGGGCTGCATTCTCATCTGCAAATCGAATCGTACGAGGAGGTAGCACAAATGGTGTTACATTCCCAGTCCTACCAAGTTCGGAATGAAGGTCATCCTGCTGGCCTCTTTCGCCATTGAACGTCACGCGATAATAGTCGTCTTTGAATGGACCCTTGTTGGTTCTGACCTCGTGGATGAGGTAAATCACGTATATGCCAAGAACGAGAAGCGAAGATATTCGAGTCATCTTCAAGACAATACTTGCTGTTTCCTCTGCATGATCAAAGGCTCTGTCAAAGGCACTCTATGTGGTATTAGTATTCAGCCACGTTTTAATGAAAGGAGGCGAATGAGGGCAACTTACAGGCATGATAAAGGTAAATACGGAAACGAACAGCAAGCACGCTAAAAGTTGTGCTTCTGTCGTGTTATACAGTGGAATTGATCCGCCAGCGCTTGCTGCTAGGAGTGCCGATCCAAGAATTAGAAGCaaattgacgagaatggaTCCTAGAAGCGAAGCCTGAACAACACGGACGTGATTTTCGGCCAGGGCAACTCTATTTCCAGTTAGTTGCAGACAAACTAGATGCGGTCACATTTCTCCGAACCTACATTCTATAATCCAATTCATTAGCTTAAATTTCTCATTTTCAGGGGGTCGAGGCGCTTACAAGAGAATCAACTCCACTAGATTACCAAGGGTGATATTCAGCAAAGCCCCCAATGTGTCACCTGAGTGAGCAGCGATGCGCTCAGTGGCATCTGTCAGTATTGCCGAAAGTGGAATAATGGCGATTCCGTTCAAGATAAATATGGTCAATGAACCTGCTTCCACAAAGTAACAAGCCAAACCTATGGGGACAAACACCAAGAGGAGGTTCACCCGTGATGAGACCAAGATGCCATACACGACATCAGTCGTTGCATTATACCAGGTGTCATGGTTTGATGCGCCTAAATTCTCTTCACTGGGCGGTTGACGGGGTGCTTCGGTGTATCCGGTTCGTCTCGAGCGGAAGCCGATGGTAGTTGATTGGAGTTTATTGTTCATACGACTGACAACTTTTCAGATATAATTGGCACGTTAGCTAATGTCAACGGTTTTAAAAGGCTTTTGTATTTTAACAAACCTCTGCCGAGCCAATTTAAGGGGGATTTTGGTAGGGATTTGAAGTCAGAGACAGATGGCAGATCCAGCCCGTCAACGACACCACTCCGTCCGCCCGGATGGTCGTCATCACCGTCACCCTCGTTAATATACAAGCCACTGGTAGTCTGGCCATTTTCGAGGGCATTATGAGACACCGCTTCGTCCATAAATTATCCAAATGCAGAATGCAGAGCCAATAATTTAAAGTGAATCCTAAGCGTGCTTGCAGAAGCGTTGGTAATTGTGTTCAAGACGCACGAGGCAACGTGAGGACGGTGACACAAAGAGTTTAAATGAGATATACTTTGCTTGCATAATAGTAACACCACCATCGTAATGTCCGTCATCATCTTTTAGCCGGACATGGATTTCGTACCCAAGAAGCGGCCACACCCACCAGCCGCGTGGGGAGTCAACATCCAGGCAATCGCGCTTCCTTCTTGGGTGTATTACATTAAATATTGAGCTGACAGGCACTAGGGTATATTGACAGCCTGCAATTGATCAGGCGCATGGTATGGAAGCGGAGTCGTCGGGAGGGAGCCATTTGAGATGTAAAGTGATATGGCCGAAGAAGGGGTAGAGTCGCGTGCGACTTCGGACCTATTCCCATTGACAGGTTGAGGTCTACGAATCCATCCAATGAATCATGAAGATTATATCTTGGCATGAACAGTTGGATAGAATTACAGCCTGTGGtgaaaagtatttgcccacatccaagtatacaccaCATATCGCGATATATCGTAGCACACAacgatatgcgatacctttaCCAGTGTGAGTAATTTTGACCCCCCACAGTACGTACTAGTAGATCGT
The genomic region above belongs to Pochonia chlamydosporia 170 chromosome 2, whole genome shotgun sequence and contains:
- a CDS encoding tam domain methyltransferase (similar to Colletotrichum gloeosporioides Nara gc5 XP_007279603.1), which gives rise to MTDNSKSGGLSASHTSDAHVPIQVEAESDDAASDSYSNYSEAESETTSLRSSIFEYTYENGRRYHAYRAGQYLLPNDEMEQDRLDMTHHVFRLTLDGELCITKLDQPHEILDIGTGTGMWAIEMGDLYPSAEVIGTDLSPIQVEWVPPNVQFEIDDATLEWTFPLNHFDFIHARTLAGAIRDWPALIAQCFRHVKPGGKVEISEGRADFFCDDGSLTEDTATYRWLTEFRRLAAPLGFDIAPHLPNMLKDAGFADVAYTQKIVPLGTWPKDPALKELGRWFRLQFLDMALESYSLALFTRMGGWTNEEAQVLFAMVRNELKTNRIHVYTYTAFITGTKPTDG
- a CDS encoding vacuolar calcium ion transporter (similar to Verticillium dahliae VdLs.17 XP_009653989.1), encoding MDEAVSHNALENGQTTSGLYINEGDGDDDHPGGRSGVVDGLDLPSVSDFKSLPKSPLNWLGRVVSRMNNKLQSTTIGFRSRRTGYTEAPRQPPSEENLGASNHDTWYNATTDVVYGILVSSRVNLLLVFVPIGLACYFVEAGSLTIFILNGIAIIPLSAILTDATERIAAHSGDTLGALLNITLGNLVELILLVALAENHVRVVQASLLGSILVNLLLILGSALLAASAGGSIPLYNTTEAQLLACLLFVSVFTFIMPSAFDRAFDHAEETASIVLKMTRISSLLVLGIYVIYLIHEVRTNKGPFKDDYYRVTFNGERGQQDDLHSELGRTGNVTPFVLPPRTIRFADENAALSADNGVTRDANRFELGSLTSDADSDDDEGPDARRPRGLRRSFETDTTRSVPNSHLPLMHASRHGRSISWASSGRQISRESSMSRDQRIFARSGLTSLQLLRDNRHISDYELNGSHAPVGSIVEIVISVIMLALSSILMSMNAELLVTSIDDVTQQSGLSHTFIGLIILPIVGNISEYVTVVTVAIANKLDLAIAVAVGSSIQIALCLAPLIVIAGWVLQVEFSLTFNIFEMTVLVGTVLLVNLLILNSNSSTLKTSGLKGALMCACYGIIGLAAFFAPERV